A genome region from Lactobacillus sp. ESL0791 includes the following:
- a CDS encoding transposase family protein, translating into MLSYQEDFKNLSAKDFKQLVGVKPATFSVMCDLVKADYDRSHAHYGRKSKVSIEDKVLIMLKYYREYITMKSLAVNFHLAESTVHDIITHTEEVLIKSGKFNLPGRKQLVGSDMEIDYLIVDGTNSPIQRPKKSKKNTTPVNIKSMHSKRK; encoded by the coding sequence ATGTTGTCCTATCAAGAAGACTTTAAAAATTTATCCGCTAAGGATTTTAAACAGTTAGTTGGTGTCAAACCTGCTACTTTTTCCGTTATGTGTGACCTGGTTAAGGCAGATTATGACCGCAGTCATGCGCATTATGGCCGTAAAAGCAAGGTCTCAATTGAAGATAAAGTCCTAATCATGCTTAAATACTATCGTGAATATATCACAATGAAGTCTTTAGCTGTCAACTTTCACTTAGCAGAATCAACTGTTCATGACATTATTACTCATACTGAAGAAGTTTTAATTAAAAGCGGTAAATTCAACTTACCTGGTCGTAAACAACTGGTTGGCAGCGATATGGAGATTGATTATCTAATCGTTGATGGGACCAACTCCCCAATTCAAAGGCCTAAAAAAAGCAAAAAGAATACTACACCGGTAAACATAAAAAGCATGCACTCAAAACGCAAATAG
- a CDS encoding transposase family protein, translated as MAAKTMQIIAIAFAKGAVHDFKLYQTSLGKRVTGNHCIIADSGYQGIKKLHFNSTTPIKKSKKRPLSKTDKEFNHELSKVRIKVEQINAKFKTFKIMAEKYRNRRRRFKLRASLICGLCNYELPQF; from the coding sequence ATTGCTGCCAAGACAATGCAAATTATTGCTATTGCTTTTGCCAAAGGAGCAGTTCATGATTTCAAGTTATATCAAACTTCATTAGGTAAGAGAGTAACAGGCAACCACTGTATAATTGCCGACAGTGGATATCAAGGAATTAAGAAATTACACTTTAACAGCACAACCCCGATTAAGAAATCAAAGAAACGGCCATTATCCAAGACAGATAAAGAGTTCAACCATGAATTATCAAAAGTCAGGATTAAAGTAGAACAAATTAATGCTAAGTTCAAGACGTTTAAAATAATGGCAGAAAAATATCGCAATCGGCGAAGAAGGTTTAAATTAAGAGCAAGCTTAATTTGTGGGCTTTGTAATTATGAATTACCACAATTCTAA